The genomic DNA AATAAATCTACTTCGATTTCTCCTACAAATTTTTGTACGTGATCATTTAACCCAAGTTGTCTTGGTCTTGTTGTGGATTTTCTGTGAAGTACTTGTAAAGTGCATTTAGAGGAATGCTATGAAGAAAAAATGGCTTACTGTTATGAAACCCCCTGTTTTGTGTTGAAAGAAAATCAGGTTAATAATTCAGTGCAACATGCATATGCCCTTCTTATCTTCCCCCACCGCTCATCCATTCAAACCTAATGAATTAAAGACTAACTATGTGAGTTTGCCAAATATGTTGCACAGATGAATATGGTTCTTGACTCACATTTCACATTTGTGGAATGGTATACATTAGGCTTCTATCCTTCACAGAGAACCTCTCAACCTACTTTATTTACCAATTGTCAGAGTTTCTCCTACTTACTTGTACTAATAAAGACACTAATAACATAACGGAAACTACATATAGCCTagtattttttccccaaaatattACAATAATTTCTTCCAGTGACGTCTTTAAACACAAGTCCAGCTTTAGCTAAATACCACTATTTGGAcattgtttgttattgttttagaTCATCGGTATCTTCTCTATTGAGTTTGTTCACCAGCCACAAGTACTGTAACTACAATTAGAAATTGAAGAATTTATTTTTGATGTTCAGTACAAAGAAATACACAAACAGTTATTGCAAAAGAGATAAATAACTTTGGcatacagaaaatgaaaaacattcaTGACACAATGGCAATGTAAAATGACTTAGAAAGAAAACTGGAGGCCAATACTACTGTACAGTGACACATGTAgcaaacaatacattttggatgtAAATTTCCctttctttaaacaaataaatatcaaATATGAATATTCTCAAATACAGCAAGAATGGCTTGACGCTAGGCCTTCCTGAAGCTAGCAGATTTGAGATTGCTGAGATGGGTTGAATTAAGAGTTGTAATGAACAACACCCAATTGATTCTACATGTGCAACTTTTATCTTCTCCTTGAGAATCTTTGGTAGAAAAGGTACGGTAGTACAGAAAGgaaatgtaaattaaatatttacacaTAATACAGTCTTATTAGCAAGGCATTTCAGCGATACCGTGGCTGCAGATTAAATATGTGGTGAAACAAAAGTGGAGCAAAGGAAAACTGCTCATGAGAAAGCACCTTTCTTTGCCTTGAAGGTAATAACAGAGGAGCAGAGGGAATAATGCAGCTGGAGCCAGCTTACTTATTGACATAAAAAAGTACTTGAACAAAGAAGCTCCCATTTTCCATGACATTCTCAGCCCACGCTGGCTGAACTATAAAAGAGAGCTCAAGAAGAGGCAAAAACGCCTCAATGTTCTTATCTGAGCTGAAAAAAATAGTCTTCAGAGCAACAATAGTTCAGATCTGCTCCAGTGAATTTTTGTCTCTCTAAAATGCACTCAGAGCAAACTATTGGTATTCCACAGCAGTTCGAATCCATTCAGAAGAGTTATTAGATTCCACTCTGTTCTGCTTCATCCAATTAGCGAAAGGACAACAGAATAAAGGGACAATCTTGTTAGCTCCCAGTGGAAGTGGATGAGATACAGAATGTTGCAACAGCGGCAGAGGTTCATTTCTAATGTCCTGTGTGACTCCAGTGGCAGCTATTACACATGTCTGAGGTCAGTCCCCGTCAtctttacacacacaggcacactccTCATGGTGCTCCAAGGGCACATCAGTCATAGACTTCTGCAGGCCTCTGACACCACTTTGGTGTTTCAACAGTAGAACCTGTCAACAAGGACAATGCTTTAGTTAACAGCTGGAAGAATGCTCAGTGGATAAATTATTCAGAAATGTAACCAATTTTGTTTCCAGTGAAGGCCTAAAGTTAAAACTTACTTTTCTGACCCATTGCACAAAAAGATAATTTGTCCAAAGAGGTTTTACAATGCCAGTGACTTAATTGCATCACATTTCTGGCTTTCAAATCTCGATTTCCAAACCATACCATGACAAATGCCTGGCATTACATGTTATCTGAAGCCAAGTATGCAACTGACAAGAAAATTAAATCCCTAGTATTTTGCACTGTAATGTCAAGATTGCTTTTCTTAGACCCTTACTGCTACAGTGGGTGTGGGGCAAACATGTTAAGTTGGCCTGATCGTTacactacataaaaaaaaagttcatggAAATACTATGAAAATTGTAAGTATGAATGTGCTCAACAAAGATTATGTCAATCAGTATATTACATTATGCTGTAACTTAACTGTAAATTGGAAAATATATTGGTTAAAGGGTGGAATTAGGAAAGGCCACAGAATCACAGGATATGCACAAcaaattcaatgtttttttatgaatatttatCTATATAAAGTTGATAATTTGGTCTAAGGTCTAGGTTTGTGCAAGGGTAGTGtggatcaatggaagtacatttccaggataattggctgtccctcaccttctgctgtctgtgtgtatgtgtggtgtttttattttatttaacctttatttaaccaggaaagtCCCACTGAGGTTAAAAACCTCTTTTtcaagggagtcctggccaagagGCAGCAAAAACAGCCAGACCTtaatccacagcgctgtggagataggtctggcaatgtgagacaaGTGCCAGCGTAAATATTAAACCATACAGCGGGTTCAGCCAACATATCCAATTCCAGtatttgctgcttcataatTTAACCTCTGAAATTCTAAACTGCCATTCACTTAAAAATCCAAAGACGTAACTGTATTAACATGTTTCATGTTCCTTGTAGCATTTCATGATGGGATTGATATTTACCTCATGGTATTTCTTGGTGACCCTGGTGGGAACACATTGGCAGTCATAGCAGCGGTGAGAGCAGCAGGCACAGTTTCCACCACAGCGCTTCACCAGGAGGCAGCTTGGCCAGAAAATGGCATCTGTCCTCTTCAGCTCCTCACGCAAGGATACAGAGAAGTTGCGTGGAGTGCAGCTGTACAGTTGAACGTCCTCCCTCAACAGATTGAGATCAACTCCTcctcaaagacacaaagacatgaTCAGAATCACTTCCTGTCGAAACAAAGTTTGCAATTTTTTAATgagaaataattaataattgagTAGCTCCAGTTTATGTCCAATGACTCCTCTAATATGccatgttttaaaattgtacttttttttgacTATGCTTGACTCTTGTATCTACTGCAATTGTAAACTATCATAATTGTATTGTTAACCTTTGTATTTCATATAAATGTACAAGCTGGAAAGTGTCCTACCTCTGGCCTTCTTATTACGGATGAAGGTTTTCCCCAGCACATGCCATGTAGGTTTGTACAACTCCTCCATATCCAGCTGCCATCGCTCCGGCTCCAGGTACTGCATGACCTCCTCCATGGTGCCCAGCCCTGCCACAGCCTCTGACAACTCTTCAATACCCTGCTGGGATGCAGGGAGAACCACAGGGACTTCGGGTTCTGATACACTCTGCGGGAAAACCAGTAGATGAGATGGAGTGAGACGGAGTGGAAAGGTCATTTATTCAGTAATTGAAGTGCTTATCTATAAAGTTACAACAGGAAAATGCCCTGTTTTATGGACCTGTACACTAAGAGAGTCTTCTTTTTCCCTGCCAGAGCAATATAAAGCTGGTATGATAGACACATAATGTAGCTTCCATGCCCCAAACCGCCTCATTGCACCAACTGCCTTAGAATACTTACAGAGCATACACTTTCTGTGACATTTAAGAGCTTGTAAGCTTGCTCTCAGTTACGAATACTAAAACAGGAAAATTACACAGAAGGAACAACTTTGTCAGGAGTGACACATTGTGCTTTATTTCTACAAtgtgaaaaactgtaaaggCATAAAAAGAAGGGGAGTTTGACTTTGCAATGGTATGgtaaaatatttttacattcaTGGTAAAAAATGGGTTTAAATTGGGTTCAGGATCATTAAATGATACAGTGGTTTGGACTTGAGTTGAGTTTAAACAGAAACCATGAATGTTCAGGCCATCTGGGACCCAATTTAAGCTCTATGTTTTAGGCCTGGTAATGTTTAGAAGAGTTGTGACTAAAGCTCTTAAAGATTACAGACAGCATGATATTTTGTAAAGCATTCCCACACTGACCAATGCATTGAACAAACACTGTGGGAAGTAGGAAACCTAAGtggaaaaatatgtatttaaatatgtatatttttaactTCAGTTCTTGTTCAATCCCTGATATAAGACTAACTGTCACTGTGGGTGTGTAGCTGCCTCAACTGAAGTCTGTTATCCTGCATATAAGGCTGGGGCTCCGCTTATATTCTCTggttgagaaaaaaataacaaggtCATCATGCATCTGAACTCCAAGAAGGCACATATGACTATTGACTGTATGTGAAATTTTCAGGTTTCATCACATCACTGTCACCTCCTCTGCCCACTTTGCACAACATTTGTTCCTTTAGCTCCCGTAGGCAGCAGTATTACTTGTTTCAAGCTGCCTGCCCTCCAGGCTACAGCGTGCAGTCACAGAGAAGACTGATACCTGGAATGGTGGTGCTCCCACAAGAGAAGAGGCTAATCTGTTAAACCTTTCAGTCCTGTGACGCTGCGTTTGTCCAACATGTCAGCTCGCTGGTCTCCCTAATCTTATGTGACTGACACGTAGAAGGAAACATTGTGacacttataaaaaaaaaaaagaacaacattGAAAACATCGCCTTCTGGCAGCTGTGTCTTGAAGCTTTTGGAAAGGCAGAAATgttagaaaagaaaaagattatTCCAGGAATCTGTGTCTTCCCTTTGATGACTCGTATGGCTGAATTAGAAAGGAATCCACTAAGAAATGGGGGTTAGAAGGGGAAAGGTTTTCCTTTCGTCAGAGGCCATGACACTAACTACCTACCTATGCTAAAAACTAGTATTCATGGCACTGTAAAACCACCTGGACAAACGTTATCCATCAAGTGGCTTAAATAATTTCATTTCAAAGTGCTTTTTATATCCACCAGTAGAGCCAGCAGAGATATTTAAGATTGACATATAGTCCTTTTTTCAGCTTGTCTAGGCACAACGGACAGGTTATTAGTTAGTAAAACAGATCTGCAAGTGTATTGGCATCTGTACTGTAACCACCTATTAGATTTATTGGCAATTTTAGTCCATGCAATTCACTTAAACCCCAAGTGCCTTTGGCATAGATGTTAAAATAAGATGCCAGTGGTTTGACATGGCTGCACCACAGGCTGGAAAAATACAGCTGATGCGCAGCTGTGTTCATGCCACAGATTTGACTCATTCTAATGAGGCTGCCTTCATAACCACTGAACATATCTTTGGTTCATGTGTCACCTACTGAgataaacagacacaaacataaaatGAATGCTTATGGAGAAAGGACTAGTCATAAATAGTAAGAGTAAATCTAACAGCTCTTTCTCTGAGCAGAGCTCTGATTCTTATTAGTTGAGCCTTGGCAGTGGCTTACGGCGTGGACTGGAAGCCATTAACAGCTTGTGAATGTCGATGGTGCAACACTCCCCCAATTAGCTGCGCTCTGCAAGCTCGGCTTAAGATAGAGAAGCCAGGCAATCCTTCATAGACACATCAAGATGGTGTGAATAAAGCTATAAGTAGCACATGAGAGCTCCTGTTTAAGAAATTCACAAACAAAGTACTTAAATGGACCACCAAATTGCTGGCATGAATTTAGAGCAGCGCCCATGCGTCACGTGTCACACTTTAAGACTtgatgcacacatacagtattggAGGAGCAATGGAACACAAGAATGTCTTGAATCCATTAGTTAGTCTCCTACATAAATAAAGGCCATGATAGTGTAGCAGTGTTACAGTAGGCAACACTGTATAGTTAAGAATTAGGCCTTTTTATGTATGGCTTGCAGTATATAACAGAAGATGAATTTATTTATCAAAATCCTTATTTCTACATGATCAGGAAAATACATGATTCTGGTAAAGAGTTTGAAATGTCTGACTAAATTAGAACATTTTCTGGCATAATTATGCACATAAATTGCATTTTTCTTAAGTTATCTAATACAACGCTAATTATTTGCCTTCGGATTTAACAACTTGCTGTTTACTTAAGGTTTTAAACTCAAATCTAGACATGGCATTTGATGTTTAGTTAGTTGCAGTTTATGTCAATCTTTTATGAAAAAATAGCTGAGCCAGCAGGCGAGGCTAAGGCTCAAAGTAGAAATGACAGACTCGGTGGAGGTAATTTTTTGTGTGAATTGTGAACCTTACAATATAAGCACATACATATGATGTATGGGCAGCAGCAGCTTATTTAACAAGATTGCAATGTAACTCTATTGAAATAATTATGTGTTTTGAAAAGAGCACTTgctttttaaatggaaaaaagGCTGAATGTGTTTGCATTCTTCTTGATGACCCTTAGACAGAATCAAAGTGTGAAAGCTTGTAATGCACCTCTTATCAAACTCCCTGAACCCCCTGTCCCTCAAGAAATAACCTTGTTTTCAAGCTGTGATTACCTCATTTCCAGCTCTCCTTGTTCTTACAGAGCACAACCGCATGCTCTTATTTCTGGTAACTAAAATGACAGGTTCAGCTAACTACGTTGAGATGAGACTTCTGAAATAGCATCTTGGGAGAGCTCTGGAAAACAATATCTTCTCTTTCACATGGAGTTGCAAACCACTTCCTTGCACAAGAGAGCTTTGAGTAAGCAACAAGGTCTGTTGTGCGtgaagaaagtgtttttttctgtcactaTACGCCACACACTGCAATTGAGGTTGGTGTAAAAACAGACCTCAATGTCATCATGCCAACGGTAAGCCTCCTGCATGGCTTTTACCAGTCATTGCCATCTGCTTATAGGATTTTATTCCTTACTTCTTCTGTCCTATCTCCCTCAATTCAAGTCAGAGTGTGTAAAACACTCTTCAATCCATCAAATGAAAGAAAACTAGCATAGTGATCTTCATGCCTAGATAGCAGTGGGGTTTAGTTCTGAATTGGGACCTCACAGAGACAATGAtgcatgttttgtttgctcCATTGACCCTCCACTCAACACTCCTCATGCTCCCTTCAACAGACTCCTTTCTCTTCTATGTTTTAACAACCTCTGCCTCTGCCCTTTTGCTTTTCCTAAAATCTCTTCCTGTGAGTTACAGACCGGGTTTTTATTTTCCCACCCCCATCCATTCCATGGAAGTGGTGGGGAGGAATTATTGCTTGTTTAAATATAAACTAAAGTGCTGGCCCCTGCATGGCACGAGGTTCCAGTAGCTGCTGGTTGACCACAGAGGAAACAGAGTGCTGCTGTTCTAGCGTGCTGCTCCTCTGTCAGAGGAAAGTTCAAAGGGAAGCCAGACTGAATGTGCAGAGGCCAAAGCTTCCCCCCCCCTCATGGTTTCCGCACCTTCTTGAGTTGGAATATGAAAGACAAACCCGGTCTCTTATTCCATTATATACTT from Perca fluviatilis chromosome 10, GENO_Pfluv_1.0, whole genome shotgun sequence includes the following:
- the pdgfc gene encoding platelet-derived growth factor C isoform X3 is translated as MLLLRDGVQDSHQEKIITVSGEGMVHSPDFPHTYPRNTALVWRLVATNNLRIQLTFDDRFGLEDPEDGICKYDFVEIEDPTEKTILGRWCGSQSAPASHTSKGSQIRIRFISDEYFPTEPGFCVRYSLLPVSVSEPEVPVVLPASQQGIEELSEAVAGLGTMEEVMQYLEPERWQLDMEELYKPTWHVLGKTFIRNKKARGGVDLNLLREDVQLYSCTPRNFSVSLREELKRTDAIFWPSCLLVKRCGGNCACCSHRCYDCQCVPTRVTKKYHEVLLLKHQSGVRGLQKSMTDVPLEHHEECACVCKDDGD